One window of Nitrospirota bacterium genomic DNA carries:
- a CDS encoding NADH-quinone oxidoreductase subunit B family protein, giving the protein MFRILKKSLKTGVVTGQHPAAAPQGDISTSEAKDKARPFRSSLAFRAVDTGSCNACEMEMNALANPVYDIERFGIHIAASPRHADALVVTGPVTVNMERALKDVYEQTPDPKIVIALGDCAINCGVFKGSYAVTGPVEKHIPVDLRIPGCPPRPAEILKALQELRTDTGSHTD; this is encoded by the coding sequence ATGTTTCGAATTTTGAAGAAAAGTCTGAAAACCGGAGTCGTAACAGGCCAACATCCAGCAGCCGCGCCACAGGGAGACATCTCGACATCTGAAGCAAAAGACAAAGCCAGGCCGTTCCGTTCCTCGCTGGCATTTCGCGCTGTGGATACCGGCTCGTGCAATGCCTGCGAGATGGAAATGAATGCGCTGGCGAACCCGGTCTATGACATCGAACGATTCGGCATACACATCGCAGCCTCACCACGCCATGCCGACGCCTTGGTCGTAACGGGACCGGTCACCGTCAACATGGAACGAGCCTTGAAGGACGTGTATGAACAGACGCCGGATCCAAAGATTGTCATTGCCCTCGGCGACTGTGCGATTAACTGTGGCGTCTTCAAAGGAAGCTATGCCGTGACTGGTCCTGTCGAGAAGCATATCCCTGTCGATCTCCGCATTCCCGGCTGTCCCCCACGGCCAGCTGAAATCCTCAAGGCGCTCCAAGAATTACGGACAGACACAGGCTCACACACAGACTGA
- a CDS encoding hydrogenase, giving the protein MQISPHIGSQLVDLCSALLLLTCFAIVAQRRLSACVDLFALQSAFLVLTAALVAFLTGNHHIYIAAALTGVIKVVIIPRVLKKVIERLNVKRELVMNVNVPAGLLICGALVMLAFFITQPIIPLGFLLTRDSLAIALAIVLIGFFTMIARQKAVTQLVGFLVMENGLFLGATAATYGMPLIVELGVFFDVLIAALIAGIYTNRLQDTFDTVDTSHLTVLKE; this is encoded by the coding sequence ATGCAGATTTCTCCACATATTGGGTCACAGCTCGTCGACTTGTGTTCGGCCTTACTCTTGCTCACCTGTTTTGCGATCGTGGCACAGCGGCGGCTCTCCGCCTGCGTCGACCTCTTCGCACTGCAGTCGGCCTTTCTCGTCCTGACGGCAGCGCTGGTGGCCTTCCTGACCGGAAACCACCATATCTACATCGCAGCGGCGCTGACCGGCGTGATCAAAGTGGTCATCATCCCGAGGGTGCTCAAGAAAGTCATCGAGCGTCTGAACGTCAAGCGAGAACTGGTGATGAACGTCAACGTACCGGCCGGCCTGCTGATCTGCGGCGCACTGGTGATGCTGGCCTTCTTTATCACGCAGCCCATCATTCCGCTGGGTTTTCTGCTCACGCGCGATTCTCTGGCCATCGCGCTGGCCATCGTGCTCATCGGATTTTTCACGATGATTGCCAGGCAAAAGGCCGTCACGCAGCTGGTGGGGTTTCTGGTCATGGAGAACGGCTTATTTTTAGGAGCCACCGCCGCCACCTACGGGATGCCCTTAATCGTGGAACTGGGCGTGTTCTTTGACGTGCTCATCGCGGCGTTGATTGCGGGAATCTATACCAATCGATTGCAAGACACGTTCGACACGGTGGATACCAGCCACCTCACCGTCCTGAAGGAATAA
- a CDS encoding SulP family inorganic anion transporter, which produces MSSHESLTPATEKPQNGIRGLKHWRYDLLAGLQVALIGLPLSLGIAVASGAPPITGVISAIIAGLVFPFLGGAYVTISGPAAGLAPALLAGMIALGHGDLAVGYPLLLVAICLTGVVQVVLSLLRAGSFALYFPVSVVEGMLSAIGMLIIIKQIPQLLGDRLPPVKSIPAAILAIPHDIQEMNPAIFLVGGLALALLFFLSSRTERWATLIPAPLLVVSLGGLASWLLQLPKEYLVNVPLNIFQHGVHFPHFSEAWQNQDLWMAFLVTILTLTLIDGTESLATIAAVDKIDPFHRKSDPNVTLRAMGISNILSSLAGGLTIIPGGVKSTTNIMAGGRTLWANFYYACSLALLLWFGTRLINLIPLSVLAALLIWVGWQLCAPRIFQKILAVGKEQLLIAVVTVVVTLYTSDLLEGVVLGTLTKVIVLCLDLVRASAREAPSGESSFWRTARLLPAALTELFSNPVIRIGDGRGSRERYSVMTVATSAIRGTVGEMKNPYKIYLSSVTCMNLMKLDKALHQTLVVPTNSKANFLIILAGQVVDHTSMEYLHHFQDECIEAGHTCAIVGMDHFRAFSDHVLGYRVNNPRERMAFA; this is translated from the coding sequence ATGTCGTCTCATGAATCGCTGACTCCAGCAACGGAGAAACCACAGAATGGAATACGCGGGCTCAAGCATTGGCGCTACGACCTGTTAGCCGGGCTGCAGGTCGCGCTCATCGGGCTTCCCCTCTCGCTGGGCATCGCAGTGGCCTCCGGTGCCCCGCCCATCACCGGCGTCATCTCGGCCATCATCGCGGGACTGGTCTTTCCATTTCTCGGTGGTGCCTATGTGACCATCAGCGGACCTGCCGCCGGCCTGGCGCCGGCTCTGCTGGCCGGCATGATCGCACTCGGCCATGGAGACTTAGCGGTGGGATATCCGCTCTTGCTAGTGGCGATTTGTCTGACCGGCGTCGTCCAGGTGGTGCTGAGCCTCCTTCGCGCCGGGAGCTTCGCCCTGTATTTCCCCGTCTCGGTGGTCGAAGGCATGTTGAGCGCGATCGGCATGCTGATCATCATCAAACAAATCCCGCAACTCCTGGGAGACCGGTTGCCGCCTGTCAAATCCATTCCAGCAGCCATCCTGGCGATTCCTCACGATATCCAGGAGATGAATCCGGCGATCTTCCTCGTCGGAGGGCTGGCGTTGGCCCTTCTCTTTTTTCTTTCCAGCAGAACAGAACGGTGGGCCACGCTCATCCCAGCGCCTCTCCTCGTCGTCAGCCTGGGTGGGTTAGCCAGTTGGCTCCTGCAACTCCCCAAAGAATACCTCGTCAATGTGCCCCTCAATATTTTCCAACATGGCGTTCACTTCCCTCACTTTTCTGAAGCCTGGCAGAATCAAGACTTGTGGATGGCATTCCTGGTCACGATCCTCACGCTGACCCTCATCGATGGCACGGAATCGCTCGCCACGATCGCGGCAGTCGACAAGATCGATCCGTTCCATCGAAAATCGGATCCCAACGTGACCTTGCGGGCCATGGGTATCTCCAACATCCTCTCCAGCCTGGCTGGTGGCTTGACGATTATTCCCGGCGGAGTGAAAAGCACGACTAATATCATGGCCGGAGGACGAACCCTTTGGGCCAACTTTTACTATGCCTGCTCCCTCGCGCTCCTCTTATGGTTCGGAACGAGGCTCATCAATCTGATTCCGCTATCTGTCTTGGCGGCGTTGCTCATCTGGGTCGGATGGCAACTCTGCGCACCCAGAATTTTCCAGAAGATACTCGCGGTCGGCAAGGAACAACTCTTGATCGCGGTCGTCACCGTTGTCGTCACCCTGTATACCTCCGATCTGCTGGAAGGAGTGGTCCTTGGCACACTCACAAAGGTCATCGTGCTCTGTCTCGACCTGGTACGGGCTTCAGCCCGGGAAGCTCCGTCCGGAGAGTCGTCCTTTTGGCGGACCGCCAGGCTGCTACCGGCTGCGCTCACTGAATTGTTCAGCAATCCCGTGATTCGAATCGGAGATGGCCGCGGCTCTCGTGAGCGGTACAGTGTCATGACCGTTGCGACCAGCGCGATCCGTGGCACGGTCGGAGAGATGAAGAATCCGTATAAAATCTACCTGTCCTCCGTCACCTGCATGAACCTGATGAAACTCGACAAAGCGCTTCACCAAACGCTCGTCGTTCCCACGAACTCCAAAGCCAACTTCTTAATCATCTTGGCGGGACAGGTGGTCGACCATACCTCGATGGAGTATTTGCACCATTTCCAGGATGAATGCATCGAGGCCGGCCATACCTGCGCCATCGTAGGAATGGACCATTTTCGCGCGTTTTCTGACCACGTGCTGGGATACCGTGTCAATAATCCACGAGAGCGAATGGCATTCGCATGA
- a CDS encoding sigma-54 dependent transcriptional regulator: MQASIFVTDDEPALRNALVKRLSRRQHRVRAFQSGDELLAAVEHDVPDLILLDLKMPGMTGIETLEALRTKARDTAVIILTAYGTVEDAVEAMKLGAYDFLIKTVDLGGVEPVVDRALEYLLLRRRVAFATEHDTGHYGLAELVANSPSMKQLLAQVTQAAQNQMTTVLLTGETGTGKEFLARVIHHNSARATGPFVRINCTALSPDLFERELFGCERGSVPGSEQRKLGLLEQAESGTIFFDEVGDLDVVMQGKLLRVLEDRSFRRVGGTEDIRRDFRVMVASNRDLKQEIAAQRFREDLYLRLNIMAWQVPTLQNRVEDIAPLSKQFMVKYGMELNKDVKEIDPAAIAILQRYPFPGNVRELHNIIERAMILCKGTILTAGDLPAELRDLSAPIPAAQDNVGS; encoded by the coding sequence ATGCAAGCCAGCATCTTTGTCACTGATGATGAGCCCGCATTGCGCAACGCACTCGTGAAGCGGCTGTCCAGGCGCCAGCATCGAGTCAGGGCGTTCCAGTCCGGAGATGAGCTGCTCGCCGCTGTCGAGCACGACGTCCCGGACCTGATCCTCCTCGACCTCAAAATGCCAGGAATGACAGGAATCGAAACCCTGGAAGCACTGCGCACGAAAGCGCGAGATACCGCGGTAATCATTCTCACCGCCTATGGAACAGTCGAGGATGCGGTCGAAGCCATGAAGCTGGGAGCCTATGATTTCCTCATCAAGACCGTGGACCTCGGAGGCGTGGAGCCAGTCGTCGACCGGGCCTTGGAGTATCTCCTCTTGCGCCGGCGGGTCGCGTTTGCGACCGAGCACGATACCGGTCACTACGGATTGGCAGAACTCGTGGCGAACAGCCCATCCATGAAACAACTTCTCGCACAGGTGACCCAGGCGGCACAGAACCAGATGACGACCGTCCTCCTGACGGGGGAAACCGGAACGGGAAAAGAATTTCTAGCTCGGGTGATTCACCATAATAGTGCGCGCGCCACTGGTCCATTTGTGAGAATCAACTGCACGGCGCTATCGCCCGACCTCTTTGAGCGTGAACTCTTCGGATGCGAACGTGGAAGCGTCCCGGGATCCGAGCAGCGCAAACTCGGCTTGCTGGAACAGGCAGAATCCGGCACCATATTTTTCGACGAAGTCGGCGATCTCGATGTGGTGATGCAGGGAAAGCTCTTGAGGGTGCTGGAGGACCGATCCTTCCGCCGCGTCGGAGGAACCGAAGACATCAGAAGGGACTTTCGTGTCATGGTCGCGTCGAACCGGGACCTCAAGCAGGAGATTGCGGCACAACGCTTTCGAGAAGATCTCTACCTTCGTCTCAATATCATGGCATGGCAAGTGCCGACGCTCCAAAACCGCGTTGAGGACATCGCCCCACTGAGCAAACAATTTATGGTGAAATACGGGATGGAGCTGAATAAGGACGTAAAAGAAATTGACCCCGCAGCCATCGCAATACTGCAACGGTATCCATTCCCCGGTAATGTGCGCGAGTTGCACAATATCATTGAGCGGGCCATGATCTTGTGCAAAGGAACCATCTTAACGGCAGGCGATCTTCCTGCAGAATTACGGGACCTTTCCGCACCCATACCGGCCGCACAAGACAATGTAGGCTCCTGA
- the hyfB gene encoding hydrogenase 4 subunit B: MMLASTDGMHMLLRLLLASYAAGLLLPFCTPRKPQTQGMVGSVCASVASLIGIALGLSGLVASEPLTATVASPIPLLAFAIRLDPLASFFVLTISLAGLAASIYAMGYLKEFHDRVSVAALASLTNGFLLSMTLVVIADNGFFFLIAWELMSLASYFLVVTEHEKADVRSAGFFYLVMTHIGTAFVVLTYLILFQSAGSFSFDAFRHPGQALPEGMRTLVFLAALIGFGTKAGIVPLHVWLPYAHPAAPSHISALMSGVMIKTAIYALIRVYFDFLGGQFPWWWGFVVLLVGILSAILGVMYALMEHDLKRLLAFHSVENIGIILLGIGAGMIFQTYGLKEFAALGLLAGLYHTINHAIFKALLFLGAGSLLYATHTRNMEEYGGLLRRMPWTGLFFLIGAVSISALPPTNGFVSEWLVFQTLFLSFQLPALFLKLMLPIAAALLALTGVLALACFAKVFGISFLALPRSAHARHAEEVPVAMRIGMGILALLCVGLGLAPMFVVPLLDRITAPLTGVSITDKVLALDGWAVAPGNVQFSSISPPMLAAMLILGGLLGLLLAFLFGGRLMTRAYKTWGCGINLSPRMEYTATGFVQPIKRVFSTFYQPTIKLETEFLEESRYFAKRRHFEFHIEPVFEKYLYDPVVHVFMRIADRLRILQAGSLHLYLTYIFVTLVILLLFAV, translated from the coding sequence ATGATGCTGGCTAGCACCGACGGCATGCACATGCTTCTCAGGCTCCTCCTCGCGAGCTACGCAGCCGGCCTCCTGCTTCCGTTCTGTACCCCGCGAAAGCCGCAGACGCAAGGGATGGTGGGCAGCGTCTGTGCCTCTGTCGCAAGTCTCATCGGTATTGCATTGGGACTCAGCGGACTCGTCGCGTCCGAACCGTTGACCGCCACCGTCGCATCGCCCATTCCCCTGCTCGCCTTCGCGATTCGGCTCGATCCGCTCGCCTCCTTTTTCGTCCTGACCATCTCCCTCGCCGGGCTGGCCGCCTCCATCTATGCCATGGGATATCTCAAGGAGTTCCATGACCGGGTCTCCGTCGCCGCGTTGGCATCCTTGACGAACGGGTTCCTGCTCTCCATGACACTCGTCGTCATTGCCGATAATGGATTCTTCTTCCTCATTGCGTGGGAGCTGATGTCGCTCGCCTCCTACTTTCTGGTCGTCACAGAGCATGAGAAGGCGGATGTCCGCTCCGCCGGATTCTTCTACCTGGTCATGACACACATCGGCACGGCCTTTGTGGTCCTGACCTATTTAATCTTGTTTCAATCCGCAGGATCGTTCTCGTTTGATGCCTTTCGTCATCCGGGACAGGCCTTACCGGAAGGGATGCGAACCCTGGTTTTTCTCGCCGCCTTGATCGGCTTCGGCACAAAAGCCGGGATCGTGCCCTTGCATGTCTGGTTGCCCTACGCCCATCCGGCCGCGCCATCGCATATCTCGGCCCTCATGTCCGGCGTCATGATCAAGACGGCCATCTATGCACTCATCCGGGTCTACTTCGATTTCCTTGGGGGACAATTCCCCTGGTGGTGGGGCTTCGTCGTGCTGCTCGTCGGGATCCTCTCGGCCATACTGGGTGTGATGTATGCGCTCATGGAACATGACCTCAAGCGTCTCCTGGCGTTTCATAGCGTGGAAAACATCGGCATCATCTTGCTCGGCATCGGCGCCGGCATGATCTTTCAGACCTACGGGCTCAAGGAGTTTGCTGCGCTGGGCCTGTTGGCAGGGCTCTACCACACGATCAACCATGCCATCTTCAAGGCCTTACTCTTCCTGGGAGCAGGTTCGCTCCTCTACGCCACGCATACGCGGAACATGGAAGAGTATGGGGGGCTGCTACGTCGCATGCCCTGGACCGGTCTGTTCTTTCTCATCGGCGCCGTGTCGATCTCGGCTCTCCCCCCGACCAATGGATTCGTGAGCGAATGGCTGGTGTTCCAAACACTCTTTCTGAGCTTTCAACTCCCGGCTCTATTCCTCAAGTTGATGCTGCCAATCGCCGCAGCCCTGCTGGCCTTGACCGGCGTCTTAGCGCTGGCCTGCTTTGCCAAGGTCTTCGGTATTTCCTTCTTGGCTCTCCCACGAAGTGCCCATGCACGCCATGCCGAAGAGGTCCCGGTCGCCATGCGGATCGGGATGGGCATCCTGGCCCTGCTGTGCGTCGGACTTGGACTCGCCCCCATGTTCGTCGTGCCGCTCCTCGACCGGATTACCGCCCCTCTGACCGGCGTGTCGATCACCGACAAGGTCCTCGCACTGGATGGCTGGGCCGTGGCGCCAGGAAACGTCCAGTTCTCCAGCATCTCACCTCCCATGTTGGCGGCCATGCTGATCCTGGGCGGACTCCTTGGCCTCCTCTTGGCCTTCCTCTTCGGTGGCCGTCTGATGACACGCGCATACAAAACCTGGGGCTGCGGGATCAATCTGTCCCCACGGATGGAGTACACGGCTACGGGATTTGTCCAACCGATTAAGCGAGTGTTCAGCACCTTCTATCAGCCGACGATCAAACTTGAGACCGAGTTCCTGGAAGAGTCCCGCTACTTCGCCAAACGACGACACTTTGAGTTTCATATCGAGCCGGTCTTTGAAAAGTATCTCTACGATCCGGTGGTCCATGTCTTCATGCGAATCGCCGACCGCCTGCGTATTCTTCAGGCCGGCAGCCTGCATCTGTACTTGACCTATATATTCGTGACACTCGTCATTTTGCTGTTGTTCGCGGTCTAG
- a CDS encoding hydrogenase 4 subunit F translates to MIIEVLVLLIAPLLAGGLSLVVHRSSLLHAINLTSMSLLVGAEIMITRTVLKDGPFTALGQLVYLDALSAFILFIIGAVGLACSFYMRSYMDDQVARGVIAPTRLNLFFFLFHMFLLAMVIATVANSVGVQWVAIEATTLATTFLIAFWRRRESLEAGWKYLILCSVGISLALFGVVLTYYSSLHVLGDVSEALNVTQLLPVADQLNPHVLKLAFIFILVGYGTKVGLVPMHSWLPEAYTEAPAPVAAMLAGVLEIVAVYAILRIKMIVDHAVSPAFTGGLLALLGFASFVTAAFFILIQHNYKRLFAYSSIEHMGIAMIGFGVGGPLGAFGGLFHLLNHAFAKSMAFFAAGNIHRRFHTVEIGQVQGLAIAQPWTAMALMIAGLALSALPPFASFVSEVQIVTALAAQGVPGQWLSNSGGMVTVTFSNQFTSLGLTGLFLLCSILAFSGLLYRITGMVWGTPPEGIVRGEAWTLGHLPIIVLAAALVGFGFFLPQPIRQLLEEATRIILVH, encoded by the coding sequence GTGATAATCGAAGTCCTTGTGTTGTTGATCGCCCCGCTGCTCGCGGGGGGGCTGAGTTTGGTTGTTCATCGGTCTTCGCTCCTCCACGCGATCAACCTCACGAGTATGAGTCTGCTCGTGGGGGCGGAAATCATGATCACCAGGACCGTATTGAAGGATGGTCCGTTCACGGCGCTGGGGCAGTTGGTCTATCTCGACGCCTTATCGGCCTTCATTCTCTTCATCATCGGGGCGGTCGGACTCGCCTGTTCGTTCTACATGCGTTCCTACATGGACGACCAGGTGGCGCGAGGGGTGATCGCCCCCACAAGGCTCAACCTCTTTTTTTTCCTCTTTCACATGTTTCTGTTGGCGATGGTCATTGCGACCGTCGCGAACAGTGTTGGAGTGCAATGGGTCGCCATCGAGGCGACGACGCTCGCCACAACCTTCCTGATTGCCTTCTGGAGACGGCGAGAGTCCTTGGAAGCCGGATGGAAATATCTGATCTTGTGTTCGGTGGGGATTTCCCTCGCACTCTTCGGCGTGGTGCTCACCTATTATTCCTCGCTGCATGTGCTGGGGGACGTCAGCGAGGCGTTGAACGTGACGCAGTTGCTGCCTGTGGCCGACCAGTTGAACCCGCATGTGTTGAAGTTGGCCTTCATTTTTATCCTCGTGGGCTATGGCACCAAGGTGGGACTTGTGCCCATGCATAGCTGGCTGCCGGAGGCCTATACCGAGGCGCCGGCTCCGGTGGCAGCGATGCTGGCTGGTGTGCTCGAAATTGTCGCGGTCTATGCCATCCTCCGCATAAAGATGATTGTCGACCACGCCGTCTCGCCTGCCTTTACAGGAGGGTTGCTGGCCTTGCTCGGGTTTGCCTCATTTGTGACGGCAGCATTTTTCATCCTCATTCAGCACAACTATAAGCGGCTGTTCGCCTACTCCAGCATCGAACATATGGGGATCGCCATGATCGGCTTCGGAGTCGGAGGTCCGCTGGGAGCCTTCGGCGGACTATTTCATTTGCTGAATCACGCGTTCGCCAAGTCGATGGCATTTTTTGCCGCAGGCAACATTCACCGTCGCTTTCACACGGTAGAGATCGGTCAGGTGCAGGGGCTGGCCATTGCGCAGCCCTGGACAGCCATGGCCTTGATGATCGCGGGGCTGGCCTTATCGGCCCTTCCTCCCTTCGCCTCATTTGTCAGCGAAGTGCAAATCGTCACAGCCCTGGCAGCGCAAGGGGTTCCAGGACAATGGTTGAGCAACAGCGGCGGCATGGTAACCGTGACCTTCTCGAACCAATTCACCAGCCTGGGCCTCACTGGACTGTTCCTGCTCTGCTCCATACTTGCATTCAGTGGCTTGCTCTATCGCATTACCGGCATGGTCTGGGGCACCCCGCCGGAGGGAATCGTCCGGGGAGAAGCCTGGACCTTGGGCCATCTGCCGATCATCGTGCTCGCTGCGGCGTTGGTGGGATTTGGGTTCTTCCTCCCTCAGCCCATCCGGCAACTATTGGAAGAGGCGACGCGAATAATCCTGGTTCACTAG
- a CDS encoding NADH-quinone oxidoreductase subunit C, whose amino-acid sequence MAESRSCDEVLKAAFPSIVQKDEVRTEYSHFLVSKDLLPAITRYLHTQPSLHGRLTLLWAVDDRPVRNTYGLHYLFTLEPSRRWVLLSTELTGNDQVFPSITPHIHAAQWYEREIRDMFGLIPQGHPDLRRLVRHEHWPTGTHPLKKDFPWDQVLGRQQGEHHFRRIEGEGVFEVPVGPIHAGIIEPGHFRFSVAGEPIMQLELHHFWTHRGVEKLFEQQTLAAAVPLAERVSGDTTIGHSLAYCQAVESLLQLEVPRRGRYLRSLFLELERLHNHLGDVGAICNDTAYALPHAHCSRMKEQIMQLNDRLTGSRFLRGVIQVGGVAIDLTATQLAEMVAEMDRIEQDFSELESIIAHNASLIDRLETTGVLTEPTAWDHAVVGVVGRASGLDQDLRRDRPFAAYDELPVKVVNYCYGDVRARMRVRMDEIHESMRLVREIRLKIPQGPIATEPSRVAQTGEWALSAVEGWRGEILYMVMAGENGTIHRCKVRDPSFANWPAIQQAVLGNIIPDFPLINKSFSLSYAGNDL is encoded by the coding sequence ATGGCAGAATCGAGGTCCTGCGACGAAGTACTCAAAGCCGCGTTCCCGTCCATCGTACAAAAAGACGAGGTTCGGACAGAATACTCTCACTTTCTTGTCTCCAAGGATCTCCTCCCGGCGATCACCCGTTACCTCCATACCCAACCGAGCTTACATGGCAGGCTCACGCTCTTATGGGCGGTCGACGATCGCCCCGTACGTAACACCTATGGGTTGCACTACCTGTTCACCCTGGAGCCCTCCCGCCGCTGGGTGCTGCTATCTACTGAACTTACGGGAAACGATCAGGTATTCCCCTCCATCACGCCGCACATTCATGCCGCACAATGGTACGAGCGAGAGATTCGCGACATGTTCGGATTGATTCCACAGGGGCATCCGGACTTGCGACGTTTGGTTCGGCACGAACATTGGCCCACAGGCACCCACCCGCTCAAAAAGGACTTCCCCTGGGACCAGGTATTGGGTCGGCAGCAAGGCGAACATCATTTCCGCCGCATTGAGGGGGAAGGGGTGTTTGAAGTACCGGTGGGGCCGATCCATGCCGGAATCATCGAGCCGGGCCATTTTCGATTCTCTGTGGCAGGTGAGCCCATCATGCAACTTGAACTGCACCATTTCTGGACACATCGTGGAGTCGAGAAGCTGTTCGAGCAACAAACATTGGCCGCAGCAGTTCCCTTAGCCGAACGGGTCTCCGGCGATACAACCATCGGCCATAGCCTCGCCTATTGCCAGGCGGTCGAATCGTTGCTGCAGCTGGAAGTGCCACGCCGTGGACGATATCTCCGGAGCCTATTTCTCGAACTGGAGCGACTCCATAACCATCTCGGCGACGTGGGCGCCATCTGTAACGATACGGCCTATGCCCTGCCCCATGCCCATTGCAGCCGGATGAAAGAGCAGATCATGCAGCTCAACGACCGGCTGACCGGCTCACGATTTCTCCGTGGAGTCATCCAGGTGGGTGGAGTCGCCATCGATCTCACGGCGACACAATTGGCCGAGATGGTCGCTGAAATGGACCGCATCGAACAGGACTTCTCGGAACTGGAATCGATCATCGCCCACAACGCCTCCCTGATAGACCGTCTGGAGACCACCGGTGTCCTGACCGAACCCACGGCCTGGGATCATGCGGTGGTGGGAGTCGTCGGACGGGCGTCGGGCCTCGATCAAGACCTCCGGCGCGATCGGCCCTTTGCCGCCTACGACGAACTTCCCGTCAAGGTGGTGAACTATTGCTATGGCGATGTGCGGGCGCGGATGCGTGTTCGCATGGATGAGATCCATGAGTCCATGCGGCTGGTCAGAGAGATTCGGCTGAAGATTCCGCAGGGGCCGATCGCTACCGAACCCAGTCGCGTGGCACAAACCGGTGAATGGGCCTTGTCAGCCGTCGAAGGTTGGCGCGGTGAAATTCTGTATATGGTGATGGCCGGAGAGAACGGAACCATTCATCGCTGCAAAGTCCGTGACCCCTCGTTCGCGAACTGGCCCGCAATCCAACAGGCCGTGCTCGGGAATATCATTCCGGACTTCCCGCTTATCAACAAGAGCTTTAGTCTGTCCTATGCAGGGAATGATTTGTGA
- a CDS encoding NADH-quinone oxidoreductase subunit H — MPPIIQSLLLVTAQVIVLLAVSPFLVGLIRKVKARFQCRRGASIFQPYADLAKLFRKQPVISTTTSWIFPATPYILFASTLSAGLLVPTFISQTPLNFSGNIIALVYLLALGTFFLILAGLDAGSAFGGMGSSREAIVASLTEPAMILSIFAIALTAGSTNLSTIVHKTALLEGIVTDPSPHLMALAALFIVALAETGRVPVDNPATHLELTMIHEAMVLEYSGRYLALIEWSAGLKLAVFLSLIANVFAPWGIATTLAPTALAIGLLVYVVKIAGLAVLIGVIECMFSKLRLFRVTDLLGVAFILALLGLLFFYILRS, encoded by the coding sequence ATGCCCCCAATCATTCAATCCCTGCTGCTCGTCACGGCACAGGTCATCGTCCTGCTCGCGGTCTCGCCCTTCCTCGTAGGCCTGATTCGTAAGGTCAAGGCGCGCTTTCAATGCCGCCGGGGCGCCAGCATCTTCCAGCCCTATGCCGACCTCGCCAAACTCTTCCGCAAGCAGCCGGTGATTTCGACGACGACCTCCTGGATCTTCCCTGCGACGCCGTACATTCTGTTCGCCTCCACGCTCTCGGCGGGTCTGCTGGTTCCCACGTTCATCTCACAGACACCGTTAAACTTTTCGGGGAACATCATCGCACTCGTGTATCTCCTGGCACTGGGAACATTTTTTCTGATCCTCGCAGGACTCGATGCCGGATCCGCGTTCGGCGGGATGGGCAGCAGCCGGGAAGCGATCGTTGCGTCGCTGACAGAACCGGCCATGATCCTCTCAATTTTTGCCATCGCACTGACCGCCGGCTCCACCAATCTCAGCACCATTGTCCACAAGACCGCGTTGCTGGAAGGAATCGTGACAGACCCGTCCCCGCATCTAATGGCGCTGGCAGCTCTGTTCATCGTGGCGCTCGCCGAGACCGGGCGGGTGCCGGTCGATAATCCTGCCACGCATCTGGAACTGACTATGATCCATGAGGCGATGGTCCTGGAATACTCCGGCCGCTATCTCGCCTTAATCGAATGGTCCGCCGGCCTGAAGTTGGCTGTGTTTCTCTCGCTGATTGCCAACGTCTTCGCGCCCTGGGGCATTGCGACTACGTTGGCGCCGACCGCATTGGCGATCGGGCTCCTGGTCTACGTGGTGAAGATTGCAGGGCTCGCCGTGCTGATCGGGGTCATCGAATGTATGTTCTCGAAATTGCGGTTATTTCGCGTAACGGATCTCCTGGGCGTCGCCTTTATCCTGGCGCTCCTCGGGCTGTTATTCTTTTACATTCTTCGGAGCTGA